The bacterium genome contains the following window.
ATCCCACGCTCTCGACCGCCTTCTTCAGTGCGTTTCGGTCGAGGTTCTCGCCCTCCACTTGCGCGCGGCCCGTGGCGAGGTTGACGTCGGCGTTTGTCACGCCCGGCACGCTCTTCAGCGCGTCGGTCACCGTCTTCACGCAATGCGAACAGGTCATCCCTTCGATCTCGATTTCCACGGCTTTCGCGCTCACCTTTGTCCTCCGGAAAAATCTCCTGTCAATCTTGTCCACGAAATGCAGCGTGATGAAGTACATCAAAAGTCCCGCGCTGCCCCACGTGATCCAGTCGGGCA
Protein-coding sequences here:
- a CDS encoding heavy-metal-associated domain-containing protein, which encodes MYFITLHFVDKIDRRFFRRTKVSAKAVEIEIEGMTCSHCVKTVTDALKSVPGVTNADVNLATGRAQVEGENLDRNALKKAVESVGYKTKTEKPKS